Proteins encoded by one window of Porphyromonas vaginalis:
- a CDS encoding DUF6088 family protein produces the protein MNYICDMGKQLKSTHQLIKEAVIDSGEGSILYPNQFAPCGDSTAIRQVLSRMTKEGYLVRLAHGLYYYPKVDTKWGTGIIYPSIEEVARIIEERDKITLIPSGTYVLNKLGLSTQIPMNVVYITNGSPRTIKLGKGRGIQLKRSNDMNNFAYTSELVRMLVFALREIGQGNLTEVHKSILKKHLRSISEEEYKRDIHLAPQWIQDELNRLREQ, from the coding sequence ATGAACTATATTTGTGACATGGGAAAGCAATTAAAAAGTACACATCAGCTTATCAAAGAGGCTGTTATTGATTCTGGAGAAGGGTCGATACTTTACCCTAACCAGTTTGCTCCTTGTGGCGATAGCACCGCTATAAGACAGGTGCTTAGTCGCATGACCAAAGAGGGTTATCTTGTGAGGTTGGCTCATGGGCTCTATTATTATCCTAAGGTGGACACCAAGTGGGGGACTGGTATTATTTATCCTTCCATTGAAGAGGTGGCTAGGATAATTGAAGAAAGGGACAAAATCACACTTATACCCTCTGGCACTTATGTCCTAAATAAATTAGGTCTTTCAACTCAAATCCCAATGAATGTAGTGTACATCACTAATGGATCACCACGAACAATAAAGCTGGGAAAGGGTCGAGGCATTCAGCTGAAAAGGTCTAATGATATGAACAATTTTGCATACACCTCAGAGTTGGTACGTATGCTTGTTTTTGCCTTAAGAGAGATTGGGCAAGGTAATCTAACGGAGGTGCATAAGAGCATTCTAAAAAAACATCTCCGCTCAATTTCAGAGGAAGAATATAAGAGGGATATTCACTTGGCTCCACAATGGATACAAGATGAACTAAACAGACTGAGAGAACAATGA
- a CDS encoding nucleotidyl transferase AbiEii/AbiGii toxin family protein: MIFTDLSKEEQREVLEIVRPRIGDIPLSVIEKDWWVTMVLRALFSLHYADQLSFKGGTSLSKCWNLIKRFSEDIDIAINREYLGFAGQLSKTQISDKLRRASCSFTREMLKTDLEKALASLSIDPSLFEVSVNVTSISTTDPEVIEVAYESLFSEETDYLKPVVKIEVSGRSMSEPLESVMTNSWIEQYMPNTPFVQKEFKVLAVSPERTFIEKLCLLHEEFAKKEFSSIRSERMSRHLYDVYKISKTEIATRALSDPTLYASIVQHRSMFIGLKGFDYRTLAPQKLSIVPPKEVLDEWRSDYVAMSQDMIYEETPSFDSLLNEITELNKSINKIAWTLSL; the protein is encoded by the coding sequence ATGATATTTACAGACTTATCAAAAGAGGAGCAAAGAGAAGTACTGGAAATTGTCAGGCCACGAATTGGTGATATCCCTCTTAGTGTAATAGAGAAAGACTGGTGGGTAACTATGGTACTTCGAGCCCTATTTTCCTTACACTATGCGGATCAGCTCTCTTTCAAGGGTGGTACTTCACTCAGTAAGTGTTGGAATCTGATTAAACGCTTTTCCGAAGATATTGATATTGCAATTAATCGTGAGTATTTAGGGTTTGCTGGTCAGCTCTCTAAAACACAGATAAGTGACAAGCTAAGAAGAGCCTCATGCTCTTTTACAAGAGAAATGCTAAAGACTGATTTGGAGAAAGCGTTAGCAAGTCTATCAATTGACCCTTCGCTTTTTGAAGTAAGTGTCAATGTTACTTCTATTTCCACTACAGATCCAGAGGTGATAGAGGTTGCATATGAGTCGCTTTTTTCCGAGGAGACTGATTATCTCAAACCTGTCGTTAAAATAGAAGTAAGCGGACGCTCTATGTCGGAGCCTTTAGAAAGTGTAATGACTAATTCTTGGATTGAGCAGTATATGCCTAATACACCATTTGTGCAAAAGGAGTTTAAGGTCTTAGCTGTCAGTCCTGAACGAACATTTATAGAGAAACTTTGTCTGCTACACGAAGAGTTCGCAAAAAAGGAGTTTTCCTCAATCAGATCCGAAAGAATGAGCAGGCACCTATACGATGTCTACAAGATTTCTAAGACAGAAATCGCCACAAGAGCCTTAAGTGATCCAACGTTATACGCCTCAATAGTGCAGCATCGTAGTATGTTTATAGGACTGAAAGGTTTTGACTACCGAACGCTTGCTCCACAGAAGTTATCTATTGTACCACCGAAAGAAGTTCTTGATGAGTGGAGATCAGATTACGTCGCCATGTCTCAAGATATGATTTACGAAGAGACACCAAGCTTTGATAGTCTCTTGAATGAAATAACTGAACTAAATAAGAGCATAAATAAAATTGCTTGGACATTATCTTTATAG
- a CDS encoding IS30 family transposase, producing the protein MHLTQAQRYEIAALLKTNTPQKKIAEVIGVHPSTICREIKRNLTPAGNYSPTQAQMFAKERQDWKNKARAKLTNAMKADIVQCIVEHKWSPEQIAGRRKLEGKPMVGKTSIYKFLHQDKKAGGKLYKHTRHGLAYRKRRLAVPIKTDWPKRKSIETRPECIDQKARVGDFEMDTIIGKEQKGAILTLVERVTGFTIIRLLEHGKDAKALAREVNKALRYYKKMGLLHSITTDNGSEFAKFKTIERSLKTPVYFAHPYQSWDKPHIEYLNKLLRQFIPKASTFEDLTDADLRRFQNLLNNRPRKNLNYKTPNEVIKNIILEKLH; encoded by the coding sequence ATGCATCTAACCCAAGCGCAAAGATACGAAATTGCTGCTCTTCTGAAGACTAACACGCCTCAAAAAAAGATCGCAGAGGTCATAGGAGTACACCCTAGCACCATCTGTAGAGAGATTAAGAGGAACTTGACACCCGCTGGCAACTATAGCCCTACTCAGGCTCAGATGTTTGCCAAAGAGCGACAAGACTGGAAGAACAAGGCAAGAGCTAAATTGACGAATGCTATGAAAGCTGATATTGTCCAGTGCATTGTAGAGCATAAATGGTCTCCAGAGCAAATTGCTGGAAGGCGAAAGCTGGAGGGCAAGCCGATGGTCGGTAAGACCTCCATTTACAAGTTCCTGCATCAAGACAAGAAAGCTGGAGGCAAGCTTTACAAACACACAAGGCATGGGCTAGCTTATCGCAAGCGACGCCTGGCCGTACCAATAAAAACAGACTGGCCTAAGCGAAAGTCCATAGAGACTCGTCCTGAGTGCATTGACCAGAAGGCACGAGTAGGAGATTTTGAGATGGATACCATTATAGGCAAAGAGCAGAAAGGAGCAATTTTAACGCTTGTAGAGCGTGTTACAGGCTTTACTATCATACGACTTCTGGAGCATGGCAAGGATGCCAAAGCTCTCGCCAGAGAGGTGAATAAAGCTCTGAGGTACTACAAGAAGATGGGACTGCTACACTCGATCACAACCGACAATGGAAGTGAGTTTGCCAAGTTTAAGACCATAGAGAGGTCTCTCAAAACGCCCGTCTACTTTGCCCACCCCTATCAATCCTGGGATAAGCCTCATATTGAGTACCTAAACAAACTGCTACGCCAGTTTATTCCTAAGGCCTCTACTTTCGAAGACTTAACTGACGCTGACCTTAGACGCTTTCAGAACCTACTAAACAATAGACCCCGTAAAAACCTAAACTATAAGACACCCAATGAAGTCATCAAAAACATCATTCTTGAGAAATTGCATTAG